A region from the Papaver somniferum cultivar HN1 unplaced genomic scaffold, ASM357369v1 unplaced-scaffold_125, whole genome shotgun sequence genome encodes:
- the LOC113331366 gene encoding uncharacterized protein LOC113331366, which translates to MRDIIKKEELDARSMYGDSAKVKKLSLPNSSTTQNQQTCTGQSELFESIVNKMFQKHSRDDVDQKIARCLYVNAIPMNVLRSPAWAEMVSAINNAPKGYKSPSYEKARTSLLDKEQMLVKQALNPLVSDWQAHGVSIVSDGWSNVKNTSLINIMAVSDGKAMFLSAHDVSGIEKTGENISAILLKAIEEIGPWNVIQVLTDNAENCKLAGELIEQKYPHIFWSGCLAHTLNLLMKDIAKSKEPAISFVKETYTKGKDNVKFVRNHSQCLALFKKFSPLEVLKSKKTRFGFHFVVLSRIVEVRASLISMVLSEEWKELKKPANAEEHAKITSIVMDGNFWSNAEKVLRITKSIYIMLRFSDSDKAVI; encoded by the coding sequence ATGAGAGATATTATAAAAAAAGAAGAACTCGATGCAAGAAGCATGTACGGTGATAGTGCTAAAGTAAAAAAGCTTTCCTTACCAAATTCTAGTACGACACAAAATCAGCAGACATGTACGGGTCAAAGTGAATTATTTGAGAGTATTGTTAATAAAATGTTTCAGAAGCACAGCAGGGATGATGTTGATCAAAAGATCGCGAGATGCTTATATGTAAATGCAATTCCCATGAATGTTCTTCGGTCTCCAGCTTGGGCAGAAATGGTGTCCGCCATTAATAATGCACCAAAAGGCTACAAGTCTCCTTCTTATGAAAAGGCTAGAACTTCTTTATTAGACAAGGAGCAAATGTTGGTAAAGCAAGCCCTAAATCCTTTGGTGAGTGATTGGCAGGCTCATGGAGTTTCAATTGTCTCTGATGGTTGGTCGAATGTGAAAAATACATCATTAATAAATATTATGGCGGTATCAGACGGCAAAGCAATGTTTCTAAGCGCACACGACGTCTCAGGAATAGAGAAAACTGGTGAGAACATTTCTGCGATTCTCTTGAAAGCAATTGAAGAGATTGGGCCTTGGAATGTTATACAAGTCCTCACAGACAATGCGGAAAATTGCAAACTGGCTGGAGAACTCATAGAACAAAAGTATCCCCATATATTTTGGTCGGGTTGTTTAGCACACACCCTAAATTTATTAATGAAGGACATAGCAAAATCCAAGGAACCAGCCATTTCATTTGTGAAAGAAACATATACAAAAGGCAAGGACAATGTGAAGTTCGTGAGGAATCATTCTCAATGTCTTGCTTTATTTAAGAAGTTTTCTCCTTTGGAGGTTCTCAAATCAAAGAAGACACGGTTTGGATTTCATTTCGTCGTGTTGTCCCGGATTGTCGAGGTAAGAGCTTCTTTGATTTCcatggtattatcagaagaatgGAAAGAACTTAAGAAACCTGCAAATGCAGAAGAACATGCAAAAATCACCTCAATTGTCATGGATGGGAATTTTTGGAGTAATGCGGAGAAGGTGTTGCGAATAACGAAGTCGATATATATAATGCTTAGATTTTCAGATTCCGATAAGGCCGTTATATGA